Proteins from a single region of Lentimicrobium saccharophilum:
- a CDS encoding inorganic phosphate transporter, with product MEGIYLIFVAVLFLLAFSDLMVGVANDAVNFLNSAVGAKAASFKTVLVVASVGVLIGATFSSGLMEIARKGLFFPGQFSFNEVIIIFLAVMITDVILLDMFNTFGLPTSTTVSIVFELLGASVAVAVIKITGSEQTMQDIGQYINSAKALAIITGILVSVAIAFSVGSLVQYITRIIFTFNLRFNLKYFGALWGGLAITGITYFMLIKGAKGASFITPETLNYINANTGMILLVSLAGWTLLLQILILLFRLNVLKVIVLAGTFALAMAFAGNDLVNFIGVPLAGLKALQLFNAAPGADPNTFLMTGLAEDVKTETWMLLIAGMVMAITLWTSKKARSVIETSVDLSRQGEGAERFNSSILSRNLVRGALNVSSAISRFMPDKVNLWIENRFNPPDETTVAQMPEGAAFDMLRASVNLVVASMLIALGTSLKLPLSTTYVTFMVAMGTSLADRAWGRESAVYRITGVLSVIGGWFFTALAAFTVALVAASILYYGGLVATFILLFLVGFLIYRTHRIHLRRTNERKADEAIDALPDELSTETIIVRCSLTIQQVLEQSLAIFKETLIGLMDEDRKVLKNAKSGSEALNVSTKRLKNQISKTLSHLREDSVESGHFYVQAIDYLREINHCISFITMPSFEHVENNHRPMIPVQIEELSRLNGEISLLFGEVMNMLKKQNYDDFDMIVARQQNIQRIIEETRKKQVKRIKNSETGTRNSILYLNILAEIKNLTLYTLNLLKSSRDFELSSRTASKNP from the coding sequence CGGACTGATGGAAATCGCCAGAAAAGGGCTCTTTTTCCCGGGGCAGTTCAGCTTTAATGAAGTGATCATCATTTTTCTTGCCGTCATGATCACGGATGTCATCCTGCTTGACATGTTCAACACTTTTGGCTTGCCAACATCCACCACGGTATCCATTGTCTTCGAATTGCTCGGTGCGTCTGTAGCGGTTGCCGTTATTAAGATCACAGGTTCGGAACAGACGATGCAGGACATCGGGCAGTACATCAATTCTGCCAAAGCCCTGGCCATTATCACCGGTATATTGGTATCCGTAGCCATTGCATTCAGCGTGGGGTCCCTGGTGCAATATATCACCAGGATAATATTTACCTTCAACCTGAGGTTTAACCTGAAATATTTCGGTGCCTTATGGGGAGGACTTGCCATCACAGGTATCACCTATTTTATGCTGATCAAAGGTGCGAAAGGAGCTTCATTTATTACCCCCGAAACTTTAAATTACATCAATGCAAATACAGGCATGATCCTGCTGGTCAGTTTAGCCGGATGGACGTTGCTTTTGCAGATTTTAATCTTACTTTTCAGATTGAATGTTCTGAAAGTCATTGTATTGGCCGGCACATTCGCCCTGGCAATGGCTTTTGCCGGAAATGACCTGGTAAACTTCATAGGGGTTCCGCTTGCAGGTCTGAAAGCCCTGCAATTATTCAATGCAGCCCCCGGTGCCGACCCCAATACATTTCTGATGACCGGCCTGGCAGAAGATGTAAAAACGGAAACCTGGATGCTGCTCATTGCCGGTATGGTGATGGCAATCACTTTATGGACTTCAAAAAAAGCCCGTTCAGTTATTGAAACATCGGTTGACCTGAGCCGTCAGGGCGAAGGTGCAGAAAGGTTCAATTCCTCCATTCTTTCCAGAAATCTGGTCAGGGGTGCCTTGAATGTATCTTCCGCTATCAGCCGGTTTATGCCCGACAAAGTTAACCTATGGATTGAAAATCGATTTAATCCTCCTGACGAAACTACCGTGGCACAAATGCCCGAAGGCGCAGCCTTCGATATGCTCAGGGCCAGTGTTAACCTGGTGGTGGCAAGTATGCTGATTGCACTGGGAACTTCACTTAAACTTCCGCTGTCAACAACCTACGTAACTTTTATGGTTGCAATGGGAACCTCACTGGCCGACCGGGCCTGGGGCCGTGAAAGTGCAGTTTACCGCATAACGGGCGTGCTTTCGGTGATCGGCGGATGGTTTTTCACTGCGCTGGCTGCTTTTACCGTTGCCCTTGTCGCTGCTTCAATATTGTATTACGGAGGATTGGTTGCTACTTTTATACTGCTGTTCCTGGTCGGTTTCCTGATTTACCGCACCCACCGCATTCACCTCAGGAGAACTAATGAGCGTAAAGCCGACGAAGCCATTGATGCGCTACCCGATGAACTCAGCACAGAAACCATTATCGTAAGATGTTCCCTCACCATACAGCAGGTGCTTGAGCAAAGCCTTGCCATCTTCAAAGAGACCCTTATAGGCCTGATGGATGAAGACAGAAAGGTTCTGAAAAATGCCAAAAGCGGCTCTGAAGCCCTGAATGTTTCTACAAAACGGCTTAAAAACCAGATCAGCAAAACATTGTCACACCTGCGCGAAGATTCGGTTGAATCAGGGCATTTTTATGTACAGGCCATCGACTACCTGCGCGAGATAAACCATTGCATCTCATTCATCACGATGCCAAGTTTTGAACATGTTGAAAACAATCACAGGCCGATGATACCGGTTCAGATAGAAGAACTGTCAAGGCTGAACGGTGAAATATCCCTGCTCTTCGGCGAAGTGATGAATATGCTGAAGAAACAGAATTATGATGATTTTGACATGATCGTTGCCAGACAGCAAAATATACAACGGATTATCGAAGAGACCCGGAAAAAACAGGTAAAGCGGATCAAGAACTCGGAAACCGGGACCCGGAACAGTATCCTCTACCTTAATATACTGGCTGAAATAAAGAACCTCACGCTTTACACACTTAATCTGCTGAAATCAAGCCGGGATTTTGAACTCTCTTCCCGTACCGCAAGCAAAAATCCTTAA
- a CDS encoding VPS10 domain-containing protein produces MKTNYRYYPVIFSLFLLLGGGVWLYLQAPRQEKEGHHMLARTGLKKEPGYLPNDWLSRQRTYPQGRIKTEHYLKAVRDAHQMHRSLSRGSYSWEPAGPTNIGGRITDIEMPAGSFSTIYVGTASGGIFKTDNSGADWTNIFDQAATISIGDLAVGRQNTDLLYAGTGEANASSQSFRGDGIYKSTDGGATWTHTGLDESAYIGRIVIDYQNEERVFAAACGNLFTPDGHRGIYRTIDGGANWEQVLFISDSTSGIDLVQHPTNPDILYAAMWERMRGLNYRRSFGPSSGIWMTVNGGDTWTKLQGGLPQGNQVGRIGLAISPSDPERLYAFFDTSSGEAVYRTDNGGQNWIRTNDNAIQGMNSSFGWYFGQIRVSPVNPDVIYLLGVDLHYSTNGGDSYIQLAGYYNSDEIHVDHHALYIHPSTGRVYEGNDGGFYFSDDMGLNWTWINNLPITQFYDIEIDYLNPARLIGGTQDNNTIRTSAGSADGWDAILGGDGFYSLVDYTRSNMVYAEYQWGMLHKSANFGNSMSYIGDAWSNDRVNWSAPVVMHPQNPNILYFGTYRVWRTSNGGNSWSAVSQDLTKGDDGSTYHTITTLAVSGIDPDIVLAGTDDGKVHISVNGGALWTDISAGLPDRWITRVAADPFDVNTIYATCSGFRWDEPLAHVYRSTDLGNSWEPISNNLPELPVNAFVADPTRPGRYFVGTDAGVFMSRDYGQSWESMNLGLGNVPVTTMKIHDAEEMLVIGTYGLSAYRLHLAELSVDLPQLPEPSSSLALVSVYPLPCNAEPAGGCWAKISSPAGQNADIRLYDLKGRLVAPVQNISLKPGVNTIPLNILTHSDHAPGYYLVTVTSGKQSVSKKIMIL; encoded by the coding sequence ATGAAAACTAATTACCGCTACTACCCTGTTATTTTTTCTCTATTTCTCCTTCTCGGAGGAGGTGTCTGGCTATATTTACAGGCGCCCCGTCAGGAAAAGGAGGGTCATCACATGCTTGCACGCACGGGTTTGAAAAAGGAACCAGGATACCTTCCCAACGATTGGTTGTCAAGGCAGCGGACCTATCCGCAGGGGCGGATAAAAACAGAACATTATCTTAAGGCTGTGAGGGATGCTCATCAGATGCACCGGAGCCTGTCGCGCGGATCTTACAGCTGGGAGCCTGCAGGGCCGACAAACATCGGCGGACGGATCACGGACATAGAAATGCCAGCCGGTTCATTCTCTACAATTTATGTTGGTACAGCTTCCGGTGGAATATTTAAGACAGATAATTCCGGAGCAGACTGGACAAATATTTTCGATCAGGCAGCTACCATCTCCATCGGCGATCTTGCGGTCGGCCGTCAGAATACGGATCTGTTATATGCCGGAACCGGTGAAGCCAACGCCTCAAGCCAGAGTTTCAGGGGAGACGGAATTTATAAATCGACCGACGGCGGTGCCACCTGGACACATACAGGGTTGGATGAATCGGCCTATATCGGGCGTATTGTCATAGACTATCAGAACGAGGAAAGGGTTTTTGCGGCTGCCTGTGGCAATCTTTTTACCCCTGACGGTCATCGCGGAATATACCGTACCATTGATGGAGGCGCCAACTGGGAACAGGTGCTTTTTATCAGTGATTCCACTTCCGGAATTGATCTGGTTCAGCATCCGACAAATCCCGACATTCTTTATGCCGCCATGTGGGAACGTATGCGCGGACTTAATTACCGGCGTTCATTCGGGCCTTCCTCCGGTATCTGGATGACTGTCAACGGGGGCGATACCTGGACGAAACTGCAGGGCGGATTGCCCCAGGGAAATCAGGTAGGGCGGATCGGTCTGGCCATTTCGCCTTCTGATCCGGAAAGGCTGTACGCATTTTTCGACACCAGTTCGGGCGAGGCGGTCTACCGCACTGATAACGGGGGCCAGAACTGGATACGTACCAATGACAATGCCATTCAAGGCATGAACAGTTCTTTCGGATGGTATTTCGGGCAGATCCGGGTGAGCCCGGTGAATCCGGATGTGATTTACCTGCTTGGCGTTGATCTTCATTATTCCACCAACGGAGGCGACAGTTACATCCAGTTGGCGGGGTATTACAATTCTGATGAAATTCATGTTGATCACCACGCCCTTTACATTCATCCATCAACCGGAAGGGTATATGAAGGCAACGACGGGGGATTCTATTTCAGCGATGATATGGGGTTAAACTGGACCTGGATTAACAATCTGCCCATTACCCAGTTCTATGATATCGAGATTGATTATCTGAATCCGGCCCGGCTGATCGGAGGGACGCAGGATAACAACACCATCAGGACTTCCGCGGGAAGCGCGGACGGATGGGATGCCATTCTTGGGGGTGATGGTTTTTATTCGCTGGTCGATTATACCCGTTCAAATATGGTTTATGCTGAATATCAGTGGGGGATGCTGCATAAGTCTGCCAATTTCGGCAATTCAATGTCATACATCGGGGACGCCTGGTCAAACGACAGGGTAAACTGGTCGGCTCCTGTGGTGATGCATCCACAGAATCCGAATATTCTTTATTTCGGTACTTACCGGGTATGGAGAACTTCAAACGGGGGCAATAGCTGGAGTGCGGTAAGTCAGGATCTGACCAAAGGAGATGACGGCAGTACCTATCATACCATCACCACCCTTGCCGTGTCGGGCATTGATCCTGATATCGTGCTTGCAGGTACTGACGACGGCAAGGTACATATCAGTGTGAATGGAGGAGCATTGTGGACAGATATCAGCGCGGGTCTTCCTGACCGCTGGATTACCCGGGTGGCAGCAGATCCTTTCGATGTAAATACCATCTATGCAACCTGTTCGGGTTTCCGTTGGGATGAGCCATTGGCGCACGTTTATCGTTCGACCGACCTTGGTAACTCCTGGGAACCCATCAGCAATAACCTGCCCGAACTTCCGGTGAATGCTTTTGTGGCCGATCCGACCAGGCCCGGCAGGTATTTTGTCGGAACGGATGCCGGAGTGTTTATGAGCAGAGATTACGGACAAAGCTGGGAAAGTATGAACCTGGGATTGGGCAATGTACCCGTAACTACCATGAAAATTCATGATGCCGAAGAGATGCTGGTAATTGGTACTTACGGACTTTCCGCTTACCGGCTCCACCTGGCGGAACTGAGCGTGGATTTGCCACAGTTGCCGGAACCATCATCATCTCTGGCCCTGGTTTCAGTGTATCCTCTGCCATGTAACGCTGAACCGGCAGGCGGCTGCTGGGCAAAGATCAGTTCGCCTGCCGGACAGAATGCTGATATCCGTTTATATGATCTGAAAGGGCGGCTGGTTGCTCCGGTGCAGAACATCAGCCTGAAACCAGGCGTAAATACCATCCCGCTGAATATCCTGACCCACAGTGACCATGCCCCCGGATATTACCTGGTTACGGTTACTTCGGGTAAACAGTCGGTTTCGAAGAAGATCATGATCCTATGA
- a CDS encoding DUF418 domain-containing protein, translating to MKNLTTPLPASERIILLDILRGFAIFGILMVNMKIFIHPVNVMMLRPSVDQPLFLLIPDLLIKFLFEGKFYTLFSLLFGYGFWIFMNKKMETGSIIPVFRRRLAVLLLVGVLHIVLLWAGDILFFYAIFGFFLLLFRKSSDRKAVIWGAALILLPAIVTALTWGMMALGSSFPEGKAAIDAAAAESSRSISEMIERSRQAYGYGSFSEIVNARIKEWTALLPGLLFFYPAVLGTFLFGMLAARKNLAVSNAANTSFFRRCLPLSLPIGIAGEAVYTYASLHADMAMPNGMSVLASFSHAVGAPALTLSYIGLIMVLFEKGRLSWLWNALVPVGRMALTNYLMQSLICTSIFLSYGLGMSGKLNILHGIALVMLIYFLQVIYSRYWISEFRFGPAEWVWRRLTYLSPVSFRKKCG from the coding sequence ATGAAAAACCTGACTACACCTTTGCCGGCTTCCGAAAGGATCATCCTTTTGGATATTTTGCGGGGTTTCGCGATCTTCGGCATCCTGATGGTGAATATGAAGATTTTTATCCATCCTGTCAATGTGATGATGTTGAGGCCATCTGTGGATCAGCCGTTGTTTTTGCTTATACCTGACCTGCTTATAAAATTTCTTTTCGAAGGAAAGTTTTATACCCTGTTCTCGCTGCTCTTTGGCTATGGTTTCTGGATCTTCATGAATAAAAAGATGGAGACCGGTTCAATTATACCGGTCTTCAGGAGGAGACTCGCTGTTCTGCTTCTGGTTGGAGTGCTTCATATTGTATTACTGTGGGCCGGAGATATCCTGTTTTTTTATGCCATCTTCGGATTTTTTCTTTTACTTTTCAGGAAGTCTTCCGACAGAAAAGCCGTTATCTGGGGAGCGGCACTGATATTGCTGCCGGCAATCGTTACCGCACTCACCTGGGGAATGATGGCCCTGGGTTCATCGTTTCCTGAAGGGAAAGCGGCTATTGATGCCGCTGCCGCTGAAAGCTCCCGGTCGATAAGTGAGATGATTGAACGTTCACGGCAGGCATATGGTTATGGGAGTTTCAGCGAAATTGTCAATGCAAGGATAAAAGAATGGACTGCCTTGTTGCCAGGGTTGTTGTTTTTTTATCCGGCCGTGCTTGGTACATTCTTGTTCGGAATGCTTGCTGCCCGGAAAAATCTGGCCGTTTCAAATGCTGCAAACACCTCCTTTTTCAGAAGGTGCCTGCCGCTGAGCCTGCCTATCGGGATAGCGGGAGAGGCTGTATATACATACGCTTCCTTACATGCTGACATGGCAATGCCCAACGGGATGAGCGTGCTGGCATCTTTTTCGCACGCCGTCGGGGCACCTGCACTTACCCTCTCCTACATAGGTTTGATCATGGTTCTTTTCGAAAAAGGACGACTCTCCTGGCTGTGGAATGCCCTGGTTCCTGTAGGCAGAATGGCACTTACCAACTACCTGATGCAGTCTTTGATTTGTACCTCGATATTCCTTTCATATGGACTCGGAATGTCCGGGAAACTGAATATCCTTCACGGCATTGCCCTTGTTATGCTAATATATTTCCTGCAGGTCATTTACAGTCGTTACTGGATTTCAGAATTCCGGTTCGGTCCGGCTGAATGGGTCTGGCGAAGGCTCACTTACCTCAGTCCGGTAAGTTTCCGGAAGAAATGCGGATAG
- a CDS encoding Dabb family protein, translated as MIKHIVFFRLLPGLREAGAADLLEEVSYQLGLLPALVPGILNFEICRNIAVDPKAADIVLVSEFTDTDALKAYQIHPAHLAFVEWNRNKCPKMAVADYEF; from the coding sequence ATGATAAAACACATTGTATTCTTCAGGTTATTGCCCGGATTACGGGAGGCTGGTGCCGCGGATTTGCTGGAGGAGGTCAGCTACCAGCTTGGATTGCTTCCGGCGCTTGTTCCCGGCATTCTGAATTTTGAAATTTGCAGGAATATCGCTGTTGATCCGAAAGCTGCCGATATTGTGCTGGTAAGTGAATTTACCGATACGGATGCCCTGAAAGCTTATCAGATTCACCCGGCTCACCTTGCATTCGTGGAATGGAACCGGAATAAATGTCCCAAAATGGCCGTTGCCGATTATGAATTCTGA
- a CDS encoding SAM hydrolase/SAM-dependent halogenase family protein yields the protein MAQVNIITLTTDWGPRDHYAGVVKGAILSKLPEARIVDITHQIPPFNVKQASFILRNSFPHFPDGTVHIVGVNTEESELTPHIALLYRNHYFIGADNGIFTLMFDGLPDKIVELTIPQDSGHFIFSTRDRFVKAAVHLATGKPVEELGDVRNELKALISMQPQINGNIISGRVIYIDNYENVFLNITEKEFLETGMRRRFSLNIKGKTHPVNVVRNAYSDVPEGEIAVLFSTTGYLEIAINKGNASSLLGLRNDDVVLIEFAR from the coding sequence ATGGCACAGGTAAACATTATTACACTAACTACCGACTGGGGCCCGAGGGACCACTATGCCGGTGTGGTGAAAGGCGCCATACTCAGCAAGCTTCCGGAGGCCCGGATTGTGGATATAACGCACCAGATTCCGCCGTTCAATGTGAAACAGGCTTCTTTTATCCTGCGGAACTCATTTCCGCATTTTCCGGACGGTACTGTGCATATTGTGGGCGTTAATACTGAAGAGTCGGAACTTACACCGCACATTGCACTGCTATACCGCAATCATTATTTTATCGGCGCCGACAACGGCATCTTCACCCTGATGTTTGACGGGCTGCCTGATAAGATCGTTGAACTGACCATTCCCCAGGATTCCGGTCATTTTATCTTTTCAACCCGCGACAGATTTGTAAAAGCTGCGGTTCATCTGGCTACCGGTAAACCGGTTGAAGAATTGGGAGATGTCAGGAATGAATTAAAGGCACTGATTTCCATGCAACCTCAGATCAACGGAAATATCATCAGCGGCCGGGTTATCTATATTGACAACTACGAGAACGTATTCCTGAATATTACAGAAAAGGAATTTCTTGAAACAGGAATGAGACGTAGATTTTCTCTCAACATCAAGGGCAAAACCCATCCGGTGAATGTCGTGAGAAATGCTTACAGCGATGTTCCGGAAGGAGAGATTGCCGTGCTGTTCAGTACCACCGGATACCTGGAAATAGCGATCAATAAAGGGAATGCATCCAGTCTGCTCGGATTAAGGAATGACGATGTCGTATTGATCGAATTTGCCCGCTGA
- the gldF gene encoding gliding motility-associated ABC transporter permease subunit GldF, translating to MYTLYKKEIFAFLNSLIGYIAIVVFLLINGLFLWIFPMGFNIIDYGYASLDNLFMISPFVFLFLIPAITMRSFADEKRGGTIEMLLTKPLTDMQIIMSKYLAGVSLVIFSLLPTFIYAVSVYLLGLPKGNMDMGGMWGSYIGLLFLASAFVAIGIFVSSITDNQIVAFMLALIISGFAYIGFGFVASLSLFGKADLLIMSLGIEAHYASMSRGVVDTRDVIYFLSVIGIFLLLTKTSLESRKWEKQEKSMTEAE from the coding sequence ATGTATACACTTTACAAGAAAGAGATATTTGCTTTTCTCAATTCACTGATCGGTTATATTGCCATTGTGGTATTTCTGCTGATTAACGGGTTGTTTCTATGGATTTTCCCGATGGGTTTCAACATCATCGATTACGGTTATGCCAGCCTGGATAATCTCTTCATGATTTCCCCGTTTGTATTCCTTTTCCTGATACCTGCCATCACCATGCGGTCGTTCGCCGATGAAAAGAGAGGGGGCACCATTGAGATGCTGCTTACCAAACCGCTGACGGATATGCAGATAATTATGTCGAAGTACCTGGCAGGTGTTTCGCTGGTGATTTTCTCCCTGTTGCCTACGTTTATCTATGCCGTTTCAGTTTACCTGCTTGGCCTGCCCAAAGGAAATATGGATATGGGCGGGATGTGGGGCTCATATATCGGCCTGTTGTTTCTGGCTTCAGCATTTGTTGCCATCGGCATTTTCGTCTCTTCCATCACCGACAACCAGATTGTTGCATTTATGCTTGCCCTGATTATCAGTGGCTTTGCCTACATTGGATTCGGGTTTGTCGCTTCTCTCTCCCTTTTCGGAAAAGCCGACCTGCTCATAATGTCGCTGGGAATTGAAGCGCACTATGCTTCCATGAGCCGTGGCGTTGTCGATACCCGCGATGTAATCTATTTTCTGAGTGTCATCGGCATATTTCTACTGCTGACAAAAACATCTCTCGAAAGCAGAAAATGGGAGAAGCAGGAAAAATCAATGACCGAAGCCGAATAA
- the gldG gene encoding gliding motility-associated ABC transporter substrate-binding protein GldG, which translates to MSSARQTNKDIRRNNILQLVLGLVIILLLNIIGSYIFTRFDLTTEKRYSLSPSTKKLLRETDDIFYFKVFLEGEFPAGFKMLSRSTREMLDEFRAFNDNIQYEFINPSEAPDAKTRNEVFERLIQQGLQPTDINVRKKEGMQQQRIFPGAIVSHKGREIPLSLISEQIGAPPDVIINNSIQALEYNISNAIRKLSNTGKPKIAFTQGHGELKGAEIADISRALSDYYIVESVNINGRVNALTERKENEDGTYTVLNKYKAIIIAKPDSVFSEKDKFIIDQYIMKGGKVLWLIDPVFASMDSIQSADRTMGITRDINLNDMLFRYGVRLNSNLLMDLNALPIPLYTGQIGNQPQFSFFPWYYFPVLTSASSHPVVNNLNAVRTEFISSIDTVGNPAISKTVLLQTSKYTRVANTPVMISLDILRREPDPADYNQPPQAVAVLLEGEFESLYNNRIPAEIAQAPEIGFTGRSPENRMIVMADGDLIKNQVQFSAGTFNPYPLGYDRFTGQTFGNRELMLNAVNYLCDDTGLMAVRSRELRLRSLDVTRARKDLLMWQLINTAGPVLLVILFGFIQSMIRKYRYAR; encoded by the coding sequence ATGAGTTCAGCCAGACAAACAAACAAAGATATCCGCCGAAACAACATTCTTCAGCTTGTGCTGGGGCTTGTGATTATTTTGTTGCTTAACATCATCGGTTCTTACATTTTTACCCGCTTCGACCTGACTACCGAAAAGAGATATTCCCTCTCCCCTTCCACCAAAAAGTTGCTTAGGGAAACGGATGATATTTTCTATTTCAAAGTATTTCTGGAAGGTGAATTCCCGGCCGGCTTCAAAATGCTCAGCCGTTCCACCCGGGAAATGCTGGATGAGTTCAGGGCTTTCAATGATAATATTCAGTATGAATTCATCAATCCTTCCGAAGCGCCGGATGCCAAAACCAGGAATGAAGTTTTTGAAAGGCTGATACAACAGGGCCTTCAGCCAACCGACATCAATGTCAGGAAAAAAGAGGGCATGCAGCAGCAACGGATATTTCCTGGAGCCATTGTTTCGCATAAAGGCCGCGAAATTCCCCTGAGCCTGATATCAGAGCAAATTGGCGCCCCTCCTGATGTAATCATAAACAATTCAATACAGGCGCTGGAATACAATATTTCGAACGCCATCAGGAAGCTCAGCAATACGGGGAAACCAAAAATCGCCTTTACGCAGGGTCATGGCGAACTCAAAGGTGCCGAAATCGCTGATATCTCCCGGGCACTTTCCGATTACTATATCGTTGAAAGTGTAAACATCAACGGCAGGGTGAATGCACTTACTGAAAGAAAGGAAAATGAAGACGGAACTTACACCGTATTGAACAAATACAAGGCAATTATCATCGCCAAACCCGATTCAGTTTTCAGCGAGAAGGACAAATTTATCATCGACCAGTACATTATGAAAGGCGGTAAAGTGCTTTGGCTGATCGATCCGGTTTTTGCCAGTATGGACAGCATTCAATCGGCTGACCGTACTATGGGCATCACCCGGGATATTAACCTGAACGATATGCTTTTCCGCTATGGAGTCAGGCTTAACAGCAACCTGCTGATGGACCTGAATGCACTGCCGATTCCTCTTTATACCGGTCAGATCGGGAATCAGCCGCAATTCAGCTTCTTCCCATGGTACTACTTCCCGGTGCTCACCTCTGCCTCCTCACACCCGGTTGTCAACAACCTGAATGCGGTACGGACCGAGTTTATCAGCAGTATCGATACCGTAGGTAATCCGGCGATCAGCAAAACAGTGCTTTTACAAACATCAAAGTATACGCGTGTGGCAAATACGCCCGTCATGATCAGCCTTGACATCCTTCGAAGGGAGCCCGATCCGGCAGACTACAACCAACCGCCTCAGGCTGTAGCGGTGCTGCTCGAAGGAGAATTTGAATCACTTTACAACAACCGGATTCCTGCTGAAATTGCACAGGCTCCGGAAATCGGTTTTACCGGCAGGAGCCCTGAGAACAGGATGATTGTGATGGCCGACGGAGACCTGATTAAAAACCAGGTTCAGTTCAGCGCAGGCACCTTCAACCCTTACCCACTGGGCTACGACCGTTTTACAGGTCAGACCTTCGGGAACAGGGAGCTGATGCTCAATGCAGTGAATTACCTTTGCGACGATACCGGACTGATGGCGGTACGCTCCCGCGAACTCAGGCTAAGATCGCTCGATGTAACCCGTGCAAGAAAAGACCTGCTGATGTGGCAGCTGATCAACACTGCCGGTCCGGTACTGCTGGTTATCCTCTTCGGATTCATACAGTCCATGATCAGGAAATACCGCTACGCAAGATAA
- a CDS encoding DUF4340 domain-containing protein, producing the protein MRKNRLTLIITLLLAILAGYLIMNRSSTTLHSGISDFAIADTAAITKVFMSDKSDRSILLTRQADGTWQLNEKYAAHPENINTFLLTLSNITVREPVARAAHNNILTLLSAKSVKVEIYQNTHRIKLGKYRWFPVEKLTKTYYVGDATMDNNGTYALLEGADAPVVIYMPGLRGYVATRYSTLENDWREHTVFNKKLPEIDHILVEFPSHPEESYKVVNRENTRLELVRLTDNKTLAAYDSLQLMAFVNAFRNIRYEALFNDMEPERRDSITSPVPMHVITLFAKDGSRQNVKTYPRMLPEPEIDVFDGSTVTFDRDRMYALINDDEDFVLIQYFVFDKILRPLSFFTRGRNE; encoded by the coding sequence ATGCGAAAAAACAGGCTCACACTGATCATCACGCTGCTGCTTGCCATCCTGGCAGGCTACCTTATCATGAACCGGTCCAGCACAACCCTGCACTCCGGGATCAGCGATTTTGCCATTGCCGATACGGCTGCAATAACCAAGGTTTTTATGTCCGACAAATCAGACCGTTCCATCCTGCTCACCCGGCAAGCCGACGGTACCTGGCAGCTGAATGAAAAATATGCCGCTCATCCCGAGAATATCAACACTTTCCTGCTTACCCTTTCGAACATCACCGTAAGGGAACCTGTAGCCCGTGCAGCCCATAACAACATCCTGACCCTTCTTTCAGCCAAATCGGTAAAAGTTGAAATTTACCAGAATACCCACCGTATTAAACTCGGGAAATACAGGTGGTTTCCCGTTGAAAAACTTACAAAAACTTACTATGTCGGGGATGCAACCATGGACAACAACGGCACATACGCCCTGCTCGAAGGCGCCGATGCACCAGTGGTAATTTACATGCCCGGCCTGCGCGGGTATGTCGCCACCCGATACTCCACGCTTGAAAACGACTGGAGGGAACATACCGTATTTAATAAAAAGCTCCCTGAGATAGACCATATTCTCGTTGAATTCCCCAGTCATCCTGAAGAATCATATAAAGTCGTAAACCGCGAAAATACCAGACTGGAACTGGTCCGTTTAACTGACAACAAAACGCTGGCTGCCTACGATAGCCTTCAGCTGATGGCCTTTGTAAACGCCTTCCGGAATATCCGGTACGAGGCTTTGTTCAATGATATGGAACCGGAACGCAGGGATTCCATCACCAGCCCGGTTCCCATGCACGTGATCACACTGTTTGCGAAGGACGGATCCAGACAGAATGTCAAAACATACCCGAGGATGCTCCCCGAGCCTGAAATTGATGTATTTGACGGATCAACGGTCACCTTCGACCGCGACCGCATGTATGCCCTGATCAATGATGATGAAGACTTTGTGCTGATACAATACTTTGTTTTTGACAAAATTCTCCGACCTTTGTCATTCTTCACCCGTGGACGAAATGAATAG